The proteins below come from a single uncultured Methanobrevibacter sp. genomic window:
- a CDS encoding formylmethanofuran dehydrogenase subunit B, whose protein sequence is MTYEPPITDYDYIVENCTCAFCGCNCDDLDYLVKDNHVVAVRHACRLGASKVMEDMDQRLVVPMIRDEDGELMEVDWDTALDKAAEYIANSIRPVFYGWSETSTECMKEGLELGEYIGAVLDNQATICHGPSLQAVQNAGYPIQTLGEVQNRADMVVYSGSNAMNSHPRHAARYAIFCRGYFRQRGRFDRTVVTMDPKFSDTAKISDKWIGFEQNGDYGFYNAIRAVLRGKEIYQDSISGIPKEDIYELVEEMKSAEFGVLFFGLGLTHTLSKQRNIDIAIKMIQDLNKYSKWGLTPMRGHFNVNGFNIFMAFETGFAFGVDFSRGYTRYMLGETNTIDLLTRKEPDCFMVIAADPGAHFPNGANQHLANIPVIQVDIHWGPSTELADVVLPGSFIAVECAGTSYRMDGVPIYMKKAIDKPETCRDDEWIIRELKERVMKLREEPNVAPKYVPNPNAL, encoded by the coding sequence ATGACATATGAGCCACCTATAACTGATTATGATTACATTGTAGAAAATTGTACTTGTGCATTCTGTGGATGTAATTGTGATGATTTAGATTACTTAGTTAAAGATAACCATGTTGTTGCTGTAAGACACGCTTGTAGATTAGGTGCAAGTAAAGTTATGGAAGATATGGATCAAAGATTAGTAGTTCCTATGATTAGGGATGAAGATGGAGAACTTATGGAAGTAGATTGGGACACTGCTTTAGATAAAGCTGCTGAATATATTGCTAATTCTATTAGACCAGTATTCTACGGTTGGTCTGAAACTTCCACTGAATGTATGAAAGAAGGATTAGAATTAGGGGAATATATTGGTGCTGTTTTAGATAATCAAGCTACTATTTGTCACGGTCCAAGTTTACAAGCTGTACAAAATGCAGGTTATCCTATTCAAACCTTAGGGGAAGTTCAAAACAGGGCAGATATGGTTGTTTACTCTGGAAGTAATGCAATGAACTCTCACCCAAGACATGCAGCTCGTTATGCTATTTTCTGTAGGGGATACTTCAGACAAAGAGGAAGATTCGACAGAACTGTTGTAACTATGGATCCAAAATTCTCTGATACTGCTAAAATTTCTGATAAATGGATTGGATTCGAACAAAATGGAGATTATGGTTTTTACAATGCAATTAGAGCAGTATTAAGAGGAAAAGAAATATATCAAGATTCTATTTCTGGAATTCCTAAAGAAGATATTTATGAATTAGTAGAAGAAATGAAAAGTGCTGAATTTGGTGTTCTTTTCTTTGGTTTAGGATTAACTCACACATTATCCAAACAAAGAAACATTGATATCGCTATTAAAATGATTCAAGACTTGAACAAATATAGTAAATGGGGTCTTACTCCGATGAGGGGACACTTTAATGTAAATGGTTTCAACATATTCATGGCTTTCGAAACTGGATTTGCATTTGGTGTTGACTTCTCTAGGGGTTACACTAGATACATGTTAGGAGAAACTAACACTATTGATTTATTAACAAGGAAAGAACCTGACTGTTTCATGGTTATTGCAGCAGACCCTGGTGCTCACTTCCCTAATGGTGCTAACCAACACTTAGCTAACATTCCTGTTATTCAAGTGGATATTCACTGGGGACCATCTACTGAACTTGCTGATGTAGTATTACCAGGTTCATTCATTGCAGTAGAATGTGCTGGTACCAGTTATCGTATGGACGGAGTTCCTATTTACATGAAAAAAGCAATTGATAAACCTGAAACATGTCGTGATGATGAATGGATTATCAGAGAACTTAAAGAAAGAGTCATGAAACTCAGAGAGGAGCCAAACGTAGCTCCAAAATATGTGCCTAATCCAAACGCACTTTAA
- a CDS encoding molybdopterin dinucleotide binding domain-containing protein, giving the protein MHYANTYLSKPVVPDVEIVGDGKTKVLKCMLNTGSDIYQGACKKRGSTLKEEYKNASGTCYMDPRDMGKLGVKNWDTVLVKTEWGEVVVNAAVSRDAPHEGTVFICKGPWANTVVSHDTYCCSDPTYKGVHCTVEKTDRKVLLMADLMRWVYKKYVDSDDDDVVENMESLGERPVYKGRKWEELIDHDI; this is encoded by the coding sequence ATGCATTATGCTAATACTTATTTATCAAAACCTGTTGTTCCTGATGTAGAAATTGTTGGTGATGGAAAGACCAAAGTACTCAAATGTATGTTAAATACAGGGTCCGATATTTATCAAGGAGCTTGTAAAAAAAGAGGTTCTACATTAAAAGAAGAATATAAAAATGCTTCTGGAACTTGTTATATGGACCCAAGGGATATGGGTAAATTAGGTGTAAAAAATTGGGATACTGTCCTTGTTAAAACTGAATGGGGAGAAGTTGTAGTAAATGCTGCAGTATCTAGAGATGCACCTCACGAAGGAACTGTTTTCATTTGTAAAGGTCCTTGGGCAAATACTGTTGTAAGTCATGATACTTACTGTTGTTCTGACCCAACTTACAAAGGTGTTCATTGTACTGTCGAAAAAACAGACAGAAAAGTATTACTCATGGCTGATTTAATGAGATGGGTATACAAAAAATATGTTGATTCCGACGATGACGATGTTGTTGAAAATATGGAATCATTAGGAGAAAGACCAGTATATAAAGGTCGTAAATGGGAGGAGTTGATTGATCATGACATATGA
- a CDS encoding DUF2097 domain-containing protein, whose protein sequence is MKKINLSIDEAVEYLKNNVKIHDNLEISYNRIFGSGEILNMDFSEYFGKPGFKILLSLDGDSINSTIEIDVYEIQNDLIEFIHHPVEGEEVEVTVV, encoded by the coding sequence ATGAAAAAAATAAATTTATCTATTGATGAAGCTGTAGAATATTTAAAAAATAATGTAAAAATTCATGATAATTTAGAAATTTCTTATAATAGAATTTTCGGAAGTGGTGAAATTTTAAATATGGATTTTTCGGAATATTTTGGAAAACCTGGTTTTAAAATATTACTTTCTTTAGATGGTGATTCTATTAATTCAACTATTGAAATTGATGTTTATGAAATTCAAAATGATTTAATTGAATTTATTCATCATCCAGTTGAAGGTGAAGAAGTGGAAGTTACTGTAGTTTAA
- a CDS encoding 4Fe-4S binding protein encodes MVVDMPKHIASGLKYLAAVKLKEQGENQQEIANELGIDRSTVSHYLNGSNLSWNSIDVAKTITELTPGDFLRMTVAIFDEPEQCRKIVSICNEREFDAVVSDSCIGCGLCVSMCFMKAIKLESLKAHVDSIQCCGCQFCKDECPTNSIKILEI; translated from the coding sequence ATGGTGGTTGATATGCCAAAACATATTGCATCTGGTTTGAAATATTTAGCTGCTGTAAAGCTAAAAGAACAAGGTGAAAACCAACAAGAAATCGCTAATGAGTTAGGTATTGATAGGTCTACAGTGTCCCATTATTTAAATGGCAGTAATTTATCATGGAATTCTATAGACGTAGCTAAAACTATCACGGAATTAACTCCTGGAGATTTCTTAAGAATGACTGTTGCAATATTTGATGAACCTGAACAGTGTCGTAAAATTGTGTCTATTTGTAATGAAAGAGAATTTGATGCTGTTGTTTCAGATTCATGTATAGGTTGTGGCTTGTGTGTAAGCATGTGTTTCATGAAAGCTATTAAATTAGAATCATTAAAAGCACATGTAGACTCCATACAATGTTGCGGTTGTCAGTTTTGTAAAGATGAATGCCCAACGAATTCTATAAAAATTTTGGAGATTTAA
- the fwdF gene encoding tungsten-dependent formylmethanofuran dehydrogenase subunit FwdF, whose product MIKNKKEAIDNNFAITRAAEEVRKLSFNDQICLGCGVCESTCPVEAITLNPIAVDARHRRSNDIYFSGHEKIAQNFHAEFDVQKISIDENKCVLCGMCSGLCPIDALVLTIDDVPIREIEAYPHYNSYSKINDDKCIYCKRCETACPQDAITVMRKLPERQNLVSGEISVSDDDCVYCGICQELCPAEAIVVDNTTGEESIVIDKEKCVYCLVCKRSCPTHAISAVCRACSYGEYDFKAENEITTGSSVIDDELCVYCGWCEGVCPTDAIETNKPFQGTLEVDQEACQACGACVDTCPCNALAFPVSSGPGQRLNLITKHDQYCIRCKACAKACPNGAITVTRTEIDHTPIKSVTWLNAFDAIKN is encoded by the coding sequence ATGATTAAAAATAAAAAAGAAGCTATAGACAATAACTTTGCTATTACAAGGGCAGCTGAAGAAGTAAGAAAGTTGTCTTTTAATGACCAAATTTGTCTTGGATGTGGAGTTTGTGAATCTACTTGTCCAGTTGAGGCAATTACATTAAATCCAATTGCTGTAGATGCTCGTCACAGACGTTCCAATGATATTTATTTCAGTGGTCATGAAAAAATAGCACAAAATTTCCATGCTGAATTTGATGTTCAAAAAATTAGCATTGATGAAAATAAATGTGTTTTATGTGGTATGTGTAGTGGATTATGTCCAATAGATGCATTAGTTTTAACTATTGATGATGTTCCAATTAGAGAAATTGAAGCATATCCTCATTACAATTCTTATTCTAAAATCAATGATGATAAGTGTATTTACTGTAAAAGATGTGAAACTGCATGTCCTCAAGATGCAATTACTGTCATGAGAAAATTACCAGAACGCCAAAACTTAGTATCTGGTGAAATTAGTGTAAGTGATGATGATTGTGTTTACTGTGGTATCTGTCAAGAATTATGTCCTGCAGAAGCAATTGTAGTAGATAACACTACTGGTGAAGAATCTATTGTAATTGATAAAGAAAAATGTGTTTACTGTCTTGTTTGTAAAAGATCTTGTCCTACTCATGCAATTAGTGCAGTATGTAGAGCATGTTCCTATGGTGAATATGATTTCAAAGCTGAAAATGAAATTACTACTGGTAGTTCAGTTATTGATGATGAACTTTGTGTATACTGTGGATGGTGTGAAGGTGTCTGTCCAACTGATGCTATTGAAACTAATAAACCATTCCAAGGTACTTTAGAAGTTGATCAAGAGGCATGTCAAGCATGTGGTGCTTGTGTAGATACTTGTCCATGTAATGCTTTAGCATTCCCTGTTTCTAGTGGTCCAGGTCAAAGATTAAATCTTATTACTAAACATGATCAATATTGTATCCGTTGTAAAGCTTGTGCTAAAGCATGTCCAAATGGAGCTATAACTGTTACAAGGACTGAAATAGACCATACTCCTATCAAATCTGTAACATGGCTCAATGCATTCGATGCAATTAAAAATTAA
- a CDS encoding ATP-binding protein, protein MELKVNQDNCLGCGICVIACPVNAAISPENAGGNGAKTDEVVIMVENGFIKIFSPDKCELCGTCQMFCPVNAIWIE, encoded by the coding sequence ATGGAACTTAAAGTTAATCAAGATAATTGTTTAGGATGTGGAATTTGTGTAATTGCATGTCCTGTTAATGCAGCTATTAGTCCTGAAAATGCAGGTGGTAATGGTGCTAAAACTGATGAAGTAGTTATTATGGTCGAAAATGGATTCATTAAAATCTTCTCACCAGATAAATGTGAATTATGTGGAACTTGTCAAATGTTCTGCCCAGTAAATGCTATATGGATTGAATAG
- the moaA gene encoding GTP 3',8-cyclase MoaA, translated as MNITAIKDKYERPILSLRITVTNRCNENCLYCHHDGMITSEDEMNADEIYRICKIAKNIGVQKIRLSGGEPLLRKDIVEIVNKIASLNFKDISITSNGTLLEKYAKDLKDAGLNRVNISLDTLNPETYKKITTKNLANSAKRGVLKAIEVGLYPVKINMVLMKGINENEVKDMFEFCKKNRIILQLIELMNSENCDDEKFSKEYHYNLDSISEKLLNICDDVKTRDFMQNRKKYFIDGGEIEIVKPIDNSDFCANCTRLRITPDGKIKPCLLRNDNLVELISYIRKNESDEKLKEIFIKGINKREPYTI; from the coding sequence ATGAATATAACTGCTATTAAAGACAAATATGAAAGACCTATACTTTCTTTAAGAATTACAGTAACTAATAGATGTAATGAAAATTGTTTATATTGTCATCACGACGGCATGATTACATCAGAAGATGAAATGAATGCTGATGAAATTTATAGAATCTGCAAAATAGCTAAAAATATTGGTGTTCAAAAAATAAGGCTTTCAGGTGGAGAACCTTTACTTAGAAAAGACATAGTTGAAATTGTAAATAAAATAGCTAGTCTTAATTTTAAAGATATCTCCATTACTTCAAACGGGACATTACTTGAAAAATATGCTAAAGATCTAAAAGATGCAGGATTAAATAGAGTAAATATTAGTTTAGATACTTTAAATCCTGAAACCTATAAAAAAATCACTACTAAAAATTTAGCCAATTCTGCAAAAAGAGGAGTATTAAAAGCAATTGAAGTTGGACTTTATCCAGTTAAAATTAATATGGTTTTAATGAAAGGAATAAACGAAAATGAAGTAAAAGACATGTTCGAATTTTGTAAAAAAAATAGAATAATACTTCAACTTATTGAACTAATGAACAGTGAAAATTGTGATGATGAAAAATTTAGTAAAGAATACCATTATAATTTAGATTCAATTAGTGAAAAATTACTTAATATCTGTGATGATGTTAAAACACGTGACTTTATGCAAAATCGTAAGAAATACTTCATTGATGGTGGAGAAATCGAAATAGTAAAACCAATTGACAACAGCGATTTTTGTGCAAACTGTACTAGATTAAGAATAACTCCTGATGGGAAAATAAAACCCTGTTTGCTTAGAAATGATAATCTAGTAGAATTAATTTCATATATACGTAAAAATGAATCAGATGAAAAATTAAAAGAAATCTTTATAAAAGGAATTAATAAACGAGAACCTTATACTATTTAA
- a CDS encoding formylmethanofuran dehydrogenase subunit A: MMEFILKNGIVYDPANGINGEKKDIMVKDDIIVEEVSADAKVIDVTNKIVMPAGIDPHSHVAGPKLVVGRLYRPEDSRRGVTQKTKVTRAESGFSIPSCPSTGYRYSRLGYGTVVEAAMPPLEAKHTHEEIATIPNLDIPALELFGNNWFVMEYARENNIEDLAAFVSAWLKVSKGYGIKIVNPCGSEAWGWGMNVHGYDDKAPYFDVTSREVVTSLAKANEKLGLPHSIHIHPNDLGHPGNVPTTLETLDSLKNIKKSPKASIRDQVVHICHLQFHSYSGTNWRDASSGAEEVAKYVNSHDHMTCDIGQVTLDETTTMTADAPMEYDLFKLSGLKWANKDIECETAAGIIPCIYSGRSPVGALQWAIGLELFLHIKNPWQVCLTTDHPNAGPFIRYPRIISWLMSNQKRMEMIESKEIHKWVEKRTTLPTLDREYDFNEIATITRAAPAKIYGFEDRGALTPGFKADIAVYDINPNEIDPSRQYEEIEKGFGLADYTIKDGQILVKDKEIVKVKESQNIWVNVQGYEREEQNVINKIMPFFTQYYSVKWENYPVHDHYVSNPIRIDVKR, from the coding sequence ATAATGGAATTTATACTTAAAAATGGTATTGTTTATGACCCAGCTAATGGAATAAATGGGGAGAAAAAAGATATCATGGTTAAAGATGATATCATTGTTGAAGAAGTTTCAGCTGATGCAAAAGTCATAGATGTTACTAATAAAATAGTCATGCCTGCGGGGATAGACCCTCACTCTCACGTTGCAGGTCCAAAATTAGTTGTAGGTAGATTATACAGACCTGAAGATTCAAGAAGAGGAGTTACCCAAAAAACAAAAGTTACAAGAGCTGAATCTGGTTTCTCTATCCCAAGTTGTCCATCAACTGGTTACAGATATTCCAGATTAGGTTATGGTACTGTTGTAGAAGCAGCTATGCCTCCTCTTGAAGCAAAACACACTCACGAAGAAATTGCAACTATTCCAAACTTAGATATTCCAGCATTAGAATTATTTGGTAATAATTGGTTTGTAATGGAATATGCAAGAGAAAACAATATTGAAGACTTAGCAGCATTTGTATCTGCATGGTTAAAAGTTTCAAAAGGTTACGGAATCAAAATAGTAAACCCATGTGGTAGTGAAGCATGGGGTTGGGGTATGAACGTACATGGATATGATGATAAAGCACCTTACTTTGATGTAACTTCTAGAGAAGTTGTAACCTCTTTAGCAAAAGCTAACGAAAAATTAGGTCTTCCTCATTCCATTCACATTCACCCAAATGATTTAGGACACCCAGGTAATGTACCAACTACTCTTGAAACATTAGATTCTCTTAAAAATATTAAGAAAAGTCCTAAAGCAAGTATTAGGGATCAAGTTGTACATATTTGTCACCTTCAATTCCACTCTTACTCTGGTACTAATTGGAGAGATGCAAGTTCCGGTGCAGAAGAAGTTGCTAAATACGTAAATAGTCATGATCACATGACTTGTGATATTGGTCAAGTAACTTTAGATGAAACAACCACCATGACTGCAGATGCACCAATGGAATATGATTTATTCAAATTATCTGGATTAAAATGGGCTAACAAGGATATTGAATGTGAAACTGCAGCAGGAATTATTCCATGTATCTACTCTGGTAGAAGTCCAGTAGGAGCATTACAATGGGCTATTGGTTTAGAATTGTTCTTACACATTAAAAACCCATGGCAAGTATGTTTAACTACTGATCATCCTAATGCAGGTCCATTCATAAGATACCCAAGAATCATATCCTGGTTAATGAGTAATCAAAAAAGGATGGAAATGATTGAAAGTAAAGAAATCCATAAATGGGTAGAAAAAAGAACTACTCTTCCAACTCTTGATAGGGAATATGACTTCAATGAAATTGCAACCATTACAAGAGCAGCACCAGCTAAAATCTATGGTTTTGAAGATAGAGGTGCTCTTACTCCTGGATTTAAAGCAGATATTGCAGTATATGACATAAATCCTAATGAAATTGACCCATCTAGACAATATGAAGAAATTGAAAAAGGTTTCGGTCTTGCTGATTACACAATCAAAGATGGTCAAATCTTAGTAAAAGATAAAGAAATTGTAAAAGTTAAAGAAAGTCAAAACATATGGGTTAATGTACAAGGATATGAACGTGAAGAACAAAATGTTATTAATAAAATTATGCCGTTCTTTACTCAATATTACTCTGTAAAATGGGAAAATTACCCAGTACATGATCATTATGTATCAAATCCTATAAGGATAGATGTTAAAAGATAA
- a CDS encoding formylmethanofuran dehydrogenase subunit C: MFNLKTITFDQLKTSSIALEFDELIPDEIYSWTEEDFAKYEVPIGNSRFPITDFFDITVEGDAEGPSDVKMILNGDLNRVKYIGCKMSAGEITCNGNVDLHVGAEMSGGSIYVHGNAAAHAGREMSGGYLEIDGDTKEFTGASYIGEWRGMTGGKIVVKGNAGKQCGECLTGGRIHVLGNCDILAGIHMTKGIIEIDGDVNRWPGGQMKNGTIVIHGFLGRLLEGFVLEGVVENPEVDGEVFEGKYIQYKGDIGLNGKGALYLDAEANREKLSHYNELDDEYTSIREYRNL, encoded by the coding sequence GTGTTTAATTTGAAAACAATAACATTTGATCAATTAAAAACTTCTTCAATCGCTTTAGAATTTGATGAATTAATTCCTGATGAAATTTACTCTTGGACTGAAGAAGATTTTGCAAAATATGAAGTACCTATTGGAAATTCAAGATTCCCAATCACTGATTTCTTCGATATTACTGTAGAAGGAGATGCAGAAGGACCTAGTGATGTTAAAATGATTCTTAACGGGGACTTAAACAGAGTTAAATACATCGGTTGTAAAATGAGTGCTGGTGAAATTACTTGTAATGGTAATGTTGATCTTCACGTAGGTGCAGAAATGAGTGGTGGATCTATTTACGTTCATGGTAATGCAGCTGCTCATGCAGGTAGAGAAATGTCTGGTGGATACCTTGAAATTGATGGAGATACCAAAGAGTTTACTGGAGCTTCTTACATTGGTGAATGGAGAGGTATGACTGGTGGTAAAATCGTTGTTAAAGGTAATGCTGGAAAACAATGTGGTGAATGTTTAACTGGTGGAAGAATTCACGTTTTAGGTAACTGTGATATTTTAGCTGGTATTCACATGACCAAAGGTATTATTGAAATTGATGGTGATGTAAACCGTTGGCCTGGTGGTCAAATGAAAAACGGTACTATCGTTATTCATGGCTTCCTTGGAAGACTACTTGAAGGTTTTGTTCTTGAAGGTGTCGTTGAAAACCCTGAAGTTGATGGTGAAGTATTTGAAGGTAAATACATTCAATACAAAGGAGACATTGGTCTCAATGGTAAAGGTGCTTTATACTTAGATGCTGAAGCTAACAGGGAAAAATTATCTCATTATAATGAGCTCGACGATGAATATACTTCAATTAGGGAATATAGGAATTTATAA
- the mobB gene encoding molybdopterin-guanine dinucleotide biosynthesis protein B: MKIVSVVGRKNTGKTSLTVKIIEELTRRGHNVASIKHSHHEMEMDREHTDTWRHKLAGSNVVVGIGSTSFFNVKDILDLNRLLFLIKFMDNIDFVVIEGFKSYNYPKIVTSLDVVDEYTIAEIDSFSITPEGVSDLVDLIEKKGHDIVDTLFLDECGFSDGDSIAKEIIKGNIKTNDLDKVDTFMSIDNKVIGLNEFVSDFIKKTLLGIIKTLHIEEYGVKNINKVELIINNEDNIDLNPKVEANVLINNKQISLNHHTNNFVANTVFGMINSLNTDETAKLAKINISEINQDNLEKSEVNLEVNNKNVEINTFVKGILKETIFGMIKSLKLGELDINEIKNIDITVKK; the protein is encoded by the coding sequence ATGAAAATTGTATCTGTAGTAGGTAGAAAAAATACAGGAAAGACATCATTAACTGTGAAAATTATTGAAGAACTTACCAGAAGAGGACATAATGTAGCTTCTATAAAGCACTCCCATCATGAAATGGAAATGGATCGAGAACATACTGATACATGGAGACATAAATTAGCAGGATCAAATGTTGTTGTTGGAATCGGATCCACTTCTTTTTTTAATGTTAAAGACATTCTAGATTTAAATAGACTACTATTTTTAATCAAATTTATGGACAATATAGATTTTGTAGTAATTGAAGGTTTTAAAAGTTATAATTATCCTAAAATCGTAACATCTCTAGATGTAGTTGATGAATACACCATAGCAGAAATAGATTCATTTTCAATAACTCCCGAAGGAGTATCTGATTTAGTAGATCTTATTGAAAAAAAAGGACATGATATTGTTGACACATTATTCTTAGATGAATGTGGATTTAGTGATGGTGATTCAATAGCTAAAGAAATTATAAAAGGAAACATAAAAACCAACGACTTAGACAAAGTTGATACATTTATGTCTATTGATAACAAAGTTATTGGTTTAAATGAATTTGTTAGTGATTTTATTAAAAAAACACTACTTGGAATAATAAAAACATTGCATATCGAAGAATATGGAGTAAAAAATATTAATAAAGTCGAACTAATAATAAACAACGAAGATAACATTGATTTAAACCCGAAAGTTGAAGCTAATGTTTTGATAAATAATAAACAAATTAGTTTAAATCATCATACTAACAATTTTGTTGCAAATACAGTATTTGGAATGATTAATTCTTTAAATACTGATGAAACTGCTAAACTTGCAAAAATCAACATTTCAGAAATAAATCAAGATAATTTAGAAAAAAGTGAAGTTAATCTTGAAGTAAATAATAAAAATGTTGAAATAAACACATTTGTAAAAGGTATCCTAAAAGAAACAATATTTGGCATGATTAAATCTTTAAAACTTGGAGAACTTGACATCAATGAAATCAAAAATATAGATATAACTGTTAAAAAATGA
- a CDS encoding Coenzyme F420 hydrogenase/dehydrogenase, beta subunit C-terminal domain — protein sequence MAVKNSDMYYAYSNNEAIKEKGEYGGVVTTIMKYLLENDIVDGIVAVKEGVDLYDAIPCLITDPEEVIKTAGSIHCGTVNLASFIYKYLDGCRDMKIAVTCKPCDAMSIRELMKKGKIIEDNVIMVGVNCGGTLPPVPTMQMIRDVYELDPKDVIKEEIAKGKLIMETAEGETGFGIEDLEEQGMGRRENCQRCDLKIPSNADLALGNWGVIGPLAGKATFVEVFSDKGAEVLDKVVESELINVEEPIEKGIAIRDKINNFMLSASAKKKEEDYAGTTGDIIDVFKQYEDEFSKCMKCYGCREACPLCFCDDCCLEAEGPEWVPGGYTPAAPFFHLTRMVHMVDSCTNCGQCSEVCPCEIPVAKVWSTVNNKIRDTYGYLPGFDTGAHIPLTEHKPKNNWKK from the coding sequence ATGGCTGTAAAAAATAGTGACATGTATTATGCATATTCTAACAACGAAGCTATTAAAGAAAAAGGAGAATATGGTGGAGTAGTTACAACTATTATGAAATATCTTTTAGAAAATGATATTGTTGATGGTATTGTAGCTGTAAAAGAAGGAGTTGACTTGTATGATGCAATTCCTTGTCTTATAACTGATCCTGAAGAAGTTATTAAAACTGCAGGTTCCATTCACTGCGGTACCGTAAATTTAGCTAGTTTCATATATAAATACTTAGATGGTTGTAGAGATATGAAAATAGCGGTTACTTGCAAACCTTGTGACGCAATGTCTATAAGGGAATTGATGAAAAAGGGCAAAATCATCGAAGACAATGTCATAATGGTTGGAGTAAATTGTGGTGGAACATTACCTCCGGTTCCAACCATGCAAATGATTAGAGATGTATATGAGTTAGATCCTAAAGATGTAATTAAAGAAGAAATTGCAAAAGGTAAACTCATTATGGAAACTGCAGAAGGGGAAACAGGATTTGGTATTGAAGACTTAGAAGAACAAGGAATGGGTAGAAGAGAAAACTGCCAAAGATGTGATTTAAAAATACCAAGTAATGCAGATTTAGCATTAGGTAATTGGGGAGTAATAGGTCCTTTAGCTGGAAAAGCTACTTTTGTAGAAGTATTCTCAGATAAAGGTGCAGAAGTCCTTGATAAAGTTGTTGAATCAGAATTAATCAATGTTGAAGAACCAATTGAAAAAGGAATTGCAATAAGAGATAAAATTAATAATTTCATGCTTTCAGCATCTGCAAAGAAAAAAGAAGAAGATTATGCTGGCACTACTGGAGATATTATTGATGTATTTAAACAATATGAAGATGAATTCTCTAAATGTATGAAATGTTATGGTTGTCGTGAAGCATGTCCATTATGTTTCTGTGATGATTGTTGTCTTGAAGCTGAAGGTCCTGAATGGGTACCTGGTGGATACACTCCTGCAGCTCCATTCTTCCATTTAACTCGTATGGTACATATGGTAGATTCATGTACTAACTGTGGTCAGTGTAGTGAGGTTTGTCCTTGTGAAATACCTGTAGCTAAAGTATGGAGTACAGTAAATAATAAAATCCGTGATACTTATGGTTATCTCCCTGGATTTGATACTGGAGCCCATATTCCACTTACAGAACACAAACCAAAAAATAATTGGAAAAAATAG
- a CDS encoding DUF2097 domain-containing protein — MVKEIKMSADEAIEYVRNNVQIRDILEISYNRIFAPGEVLNIISEDEETGEGLRVSLQLTGEILNQAVDVDFNEIKDDLLELRHVKDGKITIVEVYD; from the coding sequence ATGGTAAAAGAAATTAAGATGTCTGCTGATGAAGCTATCGAATATGTAAGAAACAATGTTCAAATAAGAGATATTTTAGAGATATCATATAATCGTATTTTTGCTCCAGGTGAAGTATTAAATATAATTTCAGAAGATGAAGAAACTGGTGAAGGACTTAGGGTTAGTTTACAATTAACTGGTGAAATTTTAAATCAGGCTGTTGATGTTGATTTTAATGAGATTAAAGATGATCTTTTAGAATTACGTCATGTTAAAGATGGTAAAATAACAATCGTTGAAGTTTACGATTAG